ACTTCATCTCCCACATCTAGTTGACGTTCAAAGAGGATGAAAAAGCCATTGATGACATCAGATAGAAAGCCTTGGGCTCCCATCCCAATAGCCACCCCAGCAATCCCAGCTCCAGCAAGCAAACTAGAAACTGGCAAACCCAATATCGACAAAATGCAGTAAAGCAAAAAGAAATAAAGGGTATAATTAAACACATTCTCTAATAAACGTGAAATGGTTTTCTGACGCCCGACATCATGACGAGACATTTTTAGAGAAGGTTTAACAATTCTCTGCACCATGGTATGGAGCAATTTCTTAGCTATATAAAAGATCAAAAATAAGAATAAAAGAGAAAGTAGCTTGGTTAAGATATTCTCGATAATCGCTGTAATATCAAGTTTATTGAGATAGGTTTGAATAAATTCTTGCATAGAAAACTCCTTTCATTTATTATACCATACTTTCACAAGTGATGAATCTCCATAAATATTCAAAAATAATAGCCAAAATAGACAGAAAATTCTTGATTTTAGCTCATATTTATACTATAATCATAAACATTACACAACTAAGGAGGTTATTATGAAAAAACTCATTCATACTTGGAATAAGGCAAGCCTAATCAAACGGATTTTGATTGGTATGCTTATTGGAGGAACCCTAGGACTGACACTTCCTAACATTTCAGGAATTGGTTTACTTGGAGATCTCTTTGTTGGTGGCCTCAAAGCCATCGCACCTATTCTAGTCTTTGCCCT
This portion of the Streptococcus mitis B6 genome encodes:
- a CDS encoding mechanosensitive ion channel family protein; its protein translation is MQEFIQTYLNKLDITAIIENILTKLLSLLFLFLIFYIAKKLLHTMVQRIVKPSLKMSRHDVGRQKTISRLLENVFNYTLYFFLLYCILSILGLPVSSLLAGAGIAGVAIGMGAQGFLSDVINGFFILFERQLDVGDEVVLTNGPITVSGKVVSVGIRTTQLRGEDQVLHFVPNRNITVVSNLSRTD